The Micromonospora sp. NBC_01740 genome includes a window with the following:
- a CDS encoding ABC transporter permease, which translates to MSTVTYAVRDSGTMLRRNLRRWVRYPSMTVLLVGMPVMLLLLFVYVFGGTLGAGLGGGAGDRGDYVNYVTPGILLMTAGLAATGTAVSVAMDMTEGIIARFRTMAIARASVLTGHVLASLAQSMLGLAMVTGVALLIGFRPTTGALAWLAAAGVLVMTAFAFIWLSVALGLVSKSVETASNLPMPLTYLPFIGSGFVPTDSMPDGLRQFAEYQPFTPIIETLRGLLTGGPVGTNAALAAAWCAAIALVGYLWSKKLFNRDPSR; encoded by the coding sequence ATGAGCACTGTGACGTACGCCGTCCGCGACTCCGGCACGATGCTGCGCCGCAACCTGCGCCGCTGGGTGCGCTACCCGTCGATGACGGTGCTGCTCGTCGGCATGCCCGTCATGCTGCTGCTGTTGTTCGTCTACGTCTTCGGCGGCACCCTCGGCGCCGGGCTGGGCGGCGGTGCGGGCGACCGGGGCGACTACGTCAACTACGTCACCCCGGGGATCCTGCTGATGACCGCCGGCCTGGCGGCCACCGGGACGGCGGTGTCGGTCGCGATGGACATGACCGAGGGCATCATCGCCCGCTTCCGGACCATGGCGATCGCCCGGGCGTCGGTGCTGACCGGCCACGTGCTGGCCAGCCTGGCGCAGAGCATGCTCGGCCTGGCGATGGTCACCGGGGTCGCCCTGCTGATCGGATTCCGACCCACGACGGGGGCGCTGGCCTGGCTGGCGGCCGCCGGCGTGCTGGTCATGACCGCCTTCGCCTTCATCTGGCTCTCGGTCGCGCTGGGGCTGGTCTCCAAGAGCGTCGAGACGGCGAGCAACCTCCCCATGCCGCTGACCTACCTGCCCTTCATCGGCAGCGGTTTCGTGCCCACCGACTCGATGCCCGACGGGCTGCGGCAGTTCGCCGAGTATCAGCCCTTCACCCCCATCATCGAGACCCTGCGTGGCCTGTTGACCGGCGGGCCGGTGGGGACGAACGCCGCGCTCGCGGCGGCCTGGTGCGCCGCCATCGCGCTGGTCGGCTATCTCTGGTCGAAGAAGCTGTTCAACCGGGACCCGTCCCGCTGA
- a CDS encoding NYN domain-containing protein yields the protein MPLTEPHDDHLRQEDPVDAARDPGEGAPAGTTPPGAAAAEASAPESEASDSAAPEPAASASEPEASASAPEPEPVLPEAVRQRIVALTATVLPGLPADEVPVPLRRVAKFAPNRRARLGAPAIAAQLTADPLFRQRITARVLADTGDLGAAVLEGTAPAAADPVEVAALAYLARPRGWRELIEASGAAVRAEADSAVVAELVREAEQRATRAEHDRAVARVEAEKLRDELARVREELGQLREESRQLTRSLRETQARERKATELLATERGRAARATADADAELRRVRARLAEAEAAAGVARASAKEARSVDDARLWLLLETIGQAAVGLRRELALDPVDKLPADFVADAFADQTAAPAAGAATRARDTDDPARLDQLLALPRAHLVVDGYNVTKRGFGEMSLEQQRKRLITGLGGIAAQTGDEVTVVFDGAERMHGLPPAPRGVRVLFSRKGETADELIRRLVRAEPPGRPVVVVSSDREVADGVRRHGAYPLGADSLLRRLARS from the coding sequence ATGCCCCTCACCGAGCCGCACGACGACCACCTCCGGCAGGAGGATCCGGTCGACGCTGCGCGCGACCCCGGTGAGGGCGCCCCCGCCGGGACCACCCCGCCCGGCGCCGCGGCCGCCGAGGCTTCGGCGCCCGAGTCCGAGGCGTCCGATTCTGCAGCGCCCGAGCCTGCGGCGTCGGCTTCCGAGCCTGAGGCGTCTGCGTCGGCGCCCGAGCCGGAGCCCGTGCTGCCGGAGGCGGTCAGGCAGCGCATCGTGGCGCTCACCGCGACGGTGCTGCCCGGGCTGCCCGCCGACGAGGTGCCGGTCCCGCTGCGCCGGGTCGCCAAGTTCGCCCCCAACCGCCGGGCCCGGCTCGGCGCCCCGGCCATCGCCGCCCAGCTCACCGCGGACCCGCTGTTCCGCCAACGGATCACCGCCCGGGTCCTCGCCGACACCGGCGACCTGGGCGCCGCCGTGCTGGAGGGCACCGCGCCGGCCGCCGCCGACCCGGTCGAGGTGGCCGCGTTGGCCTACCTGGCCCGCCCCCGGGGCTGGCGGGAGCTGATCGAGGCCAGCGGCGCGGCGGTCCGCGCCGAGGCCGACAGCGCGGTGGTCGCCGAGCTGGTCCGCGAGGCCGAGCAGCGGGCCACCCGCGCCGAGCACGACCGGGCGGTGGCCCGGGTCGAGGCGGAGAAGCTCCGCGACGAGCTGGCCCGGGTCCGCGAGGAGCTCGGCCAGTTGCGCGAGGAGAGCCGGCAGCTGACCCGGTCGCTGCGCGAGACGCAGGCCCGCGAGCGCAAGGCCACCGAGCTGCTCGCCACCGAGCGGGGGCGGGCCGCCCGCGCGACGGCGGACGCCGACGCCGAGCTGCGCCGGGTGCGGGCCCGGCTGGCCGAGGCGGAGGCGGCGGCGGGGGTCGCCCGGGCCAGCGCCAAGGAGGCCCGCTCCGTCGACGACGCCCGGCTCTGGCTGCTGCTGGAGACCATCGGGCAGGCCGCCGTCGGGCTGCGCCGCGAGCTGGCGCTCGACCCGGTCGACAAGCTGCCCGCGGACTTCGTCGCCGACGCCTTCGCCGACCAGACCGCCGCCCCGGCCGCCGGCGCCGCGACGCGCGCCCGGGACACCGACGACCCGGCCCGCCTCGACCAGCTGCTCGCCCTGCCCCGGGCGCACCTCGTCGTCGACGGCTACAACGTGACCAAGCGCGGCTTCGGCGAGATGTCCCTGGAACAGCAGCGCAAGCGGCTGATCACCGGCCTGGGCGGGATCGCCGCGCAGACCGGCGACGAGGTCACGGTGGTCTTCGACGGCGCCGAACGGATGCACGGCCTGCCGCCGGCGCCGCGCGGCGTACGGGTGCTCTTCTCCCGCAAGGGGGAGACCGCCGACGAGCTGATCCGGCGCCTGGTGCGCGCCGAGCCGCCGGGACGGCCGGTGGTCGTGGTCTCCTCCGACCGGGAGGTCGCCGACGGCGTACGCCGGCACGGGGCGTACCCGCTCGGTGCCGACTCGCTGCTGCGCCGCCTGGCCCGCTCCTGA
- a CDS encoding DEDD exonuclease domain-containing protein, translating into MAQTEYVQEPLAGFDPGAGGVDPALPLYATTFVVVDLETTGGAPDGGGITEIGAVKVRGGEELGVLATLVNPGVPIPPFITVLTGITQAMLMPAPPIEQVLPSFLEFITDAVLVAHNAPYDVGFLKAACAKHGYRWPNPRVLDTAALARRVLTRDEVPNRKLGTLAAYFRTATQPTHRALDDAKATVDVLHGLIARLGGHRVDTVGDAIEFARAVTPTQRRKRHLAEGLPKAPGVYIFRAADDRPLYVGTSGDIATRVRSYFTAAEKRARISEMLAAAERVEAVECAHSLEAEVRELRLIGAHAPPYNRRSKFPERVLWLKLTDGPYPRLSVVRAISPGDAAYLGPFSSRRAAELAAAGFHDAVPLRQCTHRLSLRTVTPACALAELGRCPAPCEHRISPEEYDARAVAPFRTATASDPQRVVDALLARIDTLSDAQRYEEAAVARSRLAAVLRATVRMQRLTALTGIAELAAARPAARGGWELALVRHGRLAGAGVSPPGVHPRPTIAAIRATAETVPPGHGPVPRASAEETERILSWLERPETRLVEMSSGWASPVAGAARFRDLLRKAENAASHQSSTERP; encoded by the coding sequence ATGGCACAGACCGAGTACGTCCAGGAGCCGCTGGCCGGTTTCGACCCCGGCGCGGGCGGGGTCGACCCGGCGCTGCCGCTGTACGCGACGACGTTCGTGGTGGTCGACCTGGAGACCACCGGCGGCGCGCCGGACGGCGGCGGGATCACCGAGATCGGCGCGGTCAAGGTGCGCGGCGGCGAGGAGCTGGGGGTGCTGGCCACCCTGGTCAACCCCGGCGTGCCCATCCCCCCGTTCATCACCGTGCTCACCGGCATCACCCAGGCCATGCTGATGCCGGCCCCGCCGATCGAGCAGGTGCTGCCGAGCTTCCTGGAGTTCATCACCGACGCCGTGCTGGTCGCCCACAACGCCCCCTACGACGTGGGCTTCCTCAAGGCCGCGTGCGCGAAGCACGGCTACCGCTGGCCCAACCCGCGGGTCCTCGACACCGCCGCGCTGGCCCGTCGGGTGCTCACCCGCGACGAGGTGCCCAACCGCAAGCTCGGCACTCTCGCGGCCTACTTCCGCACCGCCACCCAGCCGACCCACCGGGCCCTCGACGACGCCAAGGCCACAGTCGACGTGCTGCACGGGCTGATCGCCCGCCTCGGCGGGCACCGGGTCGACACCGTCGGCGACGCCATCGAGTTCGCCCGGGCGGTCACCCCCACCCAGCGGCGCAAGCGGCACCTGGCCGAGGGCCTGCCCAAGGCGCCGGGGGTCTACATCTTCCGGGCCGCCGACGACCGGCCGCTCTACGTCGGCACCTCCGGCGACATCGCCACCCGGGTGCGCAGCTACTTCACGGCGGCGGAGAAGCGGGCCCGCATCTCCGAGATGCTCGCCGCCGCGGAGCGGGTGGAGGCGGTGGAGTGCGCCCACTCGCTGGAGGCGGAGGTCCGCGAGCTGCGGCTCATCGGGGCGCACGCCCCGCCGTACAACCGGCGGTCGAAGTTCCCGGAGCGGGTGCTCTGGCTGAAGCTGACCGACGGGCCGTACCCCCGGCTGTCGGTGGTCCGGGCCATCTCCCCCGGCGACGCCGCCTACCTCGGGCCGTTCAGCTCCCGTCGGGCGGCGGAGCTGGCCGCCGCCGGTTTCCACGACGCCGTGCCGCTGCGCCAGTGCACCCACCGGCTCTCGCTGCGCACGGTCACGCCGGCCTGCGCGCTGGCCGAGCTGGGTCGCTGCCCGGCACCCTGCGAGCACCGGATCTCCCCCGAGGAGTACGACGCCCGCGCGGTCGCGCCGTTCCGCACCGCCACCGCCAGCGACCCGCAGCGGGTGGTCGACGCCCTGCTCGCCCGGATCGACACGCTCTCGGACGCCCAGCGCTACGAGGAGGCGGCGGTGGCCCGGTCCCGGCTGGCGGCGGTGCTGCGGGCGACCGTGCGGATGCAACGGCTGACGGCGCTGACCGGGATCGCCGAGCTGGCCGCCGCGCGTCCGGCGGCCCGCGGCGGCTGGGAGCTGGCGCTGGTGCGGCACGGCCGGTTGGCCGGGGCGGGGGTCTCACCCCCCGGCGTCCACCCCCGACCGACGATCGCCGCGATCCGGGCGACCGCCGAGACCGTCCCGCCCGGCCACGGCCCGGTCCCGCGTGCCTCGGCCGAGGAGACCGAACGCATCCTGTCCTGGTTGGAGCGACCGGAGACCAGGCTGGTGGAGATGTCGTCCGGGTGGGCGTCCCCGGTGGCCGGTGCGGCCCGCTTCCGCGACCTGCTGCGCAAGGCCGAGAACGCCGCTTCCCACCAAAGCTCGACCGAACGCCCATGA
- a CDS encoding RelA/SpoT family protein yields the protein MDVDAGRGAALGGALPTQPGELPLARRLRSLLSWPTADTDPVSQLVRTHRTIHPGTEPSVLRRAYTIAENMHRGQFRKSGEPYITHPLAVAQICAEIGMDAITLVAALLHDTVEDTRYTLQALAEDFGPEVAHLVDGVTKFDKAFYGKAAEAETIRKMIIAAGKDVRVLIIKLADRLHNMRTLGVRSAASRERIARKTQEVLVPLCDRLGIQTLKRELDDVVLLHLEPDEHARIARHVHDRPGWDAYLDEVVTHAKSALRRSRVDAAVTPRSRHLYSIWKDTVAGGHSAPFDLPRIVIVVDGPATDCYAALGAVHGVWRPVPGRFKDFIASPKNNLYRSLHTTVCGPRNRTVEVLIRTVEMHRSAEYGVAADFRFPRSGGGTARAEQLDWLRRVLDWEQDAADPAQFLESLRCDLAEAQIQVFADGRQVVLPAGATPVDLAYELGTARGDHCLAARINGRLAPLSSELDEGDVVEIFTETDAANGFDADAAPRGPRREWLGFVKSPQAQMQISRWFAEHTEPGISITDKVRLGRATIGLALRKHDRGLASDLPLLRLSEELGYPDLETLLVAVFDRVIEPDTVVRQLIDLVDHRQ from the coding sequence GTGGACGTCGACGCCGGACGCGGCGCCGCCCTGGGGGGCGCGCTTCCGACCCAACCGGGCGAGCTGCCGCTGGCCCGCCGGCTGCGCTCGCTGCTGAGCTGGCCCACCGCCGACACCGACCCGGTCAGCCAACTCGTCCGGACCCACCGGACGATCCATCCCGGCACCGAGCCCTCCGTGCTGCGCCGGGCCTACACCATCGCGGAGAACATGCACCGCGGGCAGTTCCGCAAGAGCGGCGAGCCCTACATCACGCACCCGCTGGCGGTCGCCCAGATCTGCGCCGAGATCGGCATGGACGCCATCACCCTGGTCGCCGCGCTGCTGCACGACACCGTGGAGGACACCCGCTACACCCTCCAGGCGCTCGCCGAGGACTTCGGGCCGGAGGTGGCGCACCTGGTCGACGGGGTGACCAAGTTCGACAAGGCCTTCTACGGCAAGGCCGCCGAGGCCGAGACGATCCGCAAGATGATCATCGCGGCCGGCAAGGACGTCCGGGTCCTGATCATCAAGTTGGCCGACCGGCTGCACAACATGCGCACCCTGGGCGTCCGGTCCGCGGCGTCCCGGGAGCGGATCGCCCGCAAGACGCAGGAGGTGCTGGTCCCGCTCTGCGACCGGCTCGGCATCCAGACGCTCAAGCGCGAGCTCGACGACGTGGTGCTGCTGCACCTGGAGCCCGACGAGCACGCCCGGATCGCCCGGCACGTGCACGACCGGCCCGGCTGGGACGCGTACCTCGACGAGGTGGTCACCCACGCGAAGTCGGCCCTGCGCCGCAGCCGGGTGGACGCGGCGGTGACCCCCCGCTCCCGGCACCTCTACTCGATCTGGAAGGACACCGTGGCCGGTGGCCACAGCGCCCCCTTCGACCTGCCCCGCATCGTGATCGTGGTGGACGGCCCGGCGACCGACTGCTATGCGGCGCTCGGCGCGGTCCACGGCGTGTGGCGGCCGGTCCCCGGCCGGTTCAAGGACTTCATCGCCTCCCCCAAGAACAACCTCTACCGTTCGCTGCACACCACCGTCTGCGGGCCCAGGAACCGCACCGTGGAGGTGCTGATCCGCACCGTGGAGATGCACCGCTCGGCGGAGTACGGGGTCGCCGCCGACTTCCGTTTCCCGCGTTCCGGCGGCGGCACGGCCCGGGCGGAGCAGCTCGACTGGCTGCGTCGGGTGCTCGACTGGGAGCAGGACGCGGCCGACCCGGCCCAGTTCCTCGAGTCGCTGCGTTGCGACCTCGCCGAGGCGCAGATCCAGGTCTTCGCCGACGGGCGACAGGTCGTGCTGCCCGCCGGGGCGACCCCGGTGGACCTCGCGTACGAGTTGGGCACCGCACGGGGCGACCACTGCCTCGCAGCGCGGATCAACGGCCGGCTGGCCCCGCTCTCCTCCGAACTGGACGAGGGCGACGTGGTGGAGATCTTCACCGAGACCGACGCGGCGAACGGCTTCGACGCCGACGCCGCCCCGCGTGGCCCCCGCCGGGAGTGGCTCGGCTTCGTCAAGTCGCCGCAGGCGCAGATGCAGATCAGCCGGTGGTTCGCCGAGCACACCGAGCCCGGCATCTCCATCACCGACAAGGTCCGCCTCGGCCGGGCCACCATCGGGCTGGCCCTGCGCAAGCACGACCGGGGCCTCGCCAGCGACCTGCCGCTGCTGCGGCTGTCGGAGGAGTTGGGCTACCCCGACCTGGAGACGCTGCTGGTCGCGGTCTTCGACCGGGTGATCGAACCGGACACGGTCGTACGCCAGCTCATCGACCTGGTGGACCACCGGCAGTGA
- a CDS encoding NUDIX domain-containing protein, with translation MIPRSRATGRAVAYQVFYRLPLPVRRRLVRLAVPKYIVGAVTLVRDSEAEGAGRLLLLRQPPGRGWGLPAGLLQKGEAPVVGAARELHEESGIRLSPRQLSPAVPNAVVHAKGWVDVVFTAEVPASSTELKVDGAEVYEAAWHPLDDLPKLTWPTARLLAYYDIGPLAGQFPPPVPDKKP, from the coding sequence ATGATCCCCCGCTCGCGCGCCACCGGTCGAGCCGTCGCCTACCAGGTCTTCTACCGGCTGCCACTGCCGGTACGCCGCCGCCTGGTCCGGCTGGCCGTGCCGAAGTACATCGTCGGCGCGGTCACCCTGGTCCGGGACAGCGAGGCGGAGGGCGCGGGCCGGCTGCTGCTGCTGCGTCAGCCGCCCGGTAGGGGCTGGGGGCTGCCGGCCGGCCTGTTGCAGAAGGGCGAGGCGCCGGTGGTGGGCGCCGCCCGGGAGCTGCACGAGGAGTCCGGCATCCGGCTGTCGCCCCGGCAGTTGAGCCCCGCCGTGCCGAACGCCGTGGTGCACGCCAAGGGCTGGGTGGACGTCGTGTTCACCGCCGAGGTACCGGCGTCGAGCACCGAGTTGAAGGTCGACGGGGCCGAGGTCTACGAGGCCGCCTGGCACCCGCTGGACGACCTGCCCAAGCTGACCTGGCCGACGGCCCGGCTGCTCGCGTACTACGACATCGGGCCGCTGGCCGGACAGTTCCCGCCACCGGTGCCCGACAAGAAGCCGTGA
- a CDS encoding nucleotidyltransferase family protein — protein sequence MVLAAGEGTRLRPLTERLPKALCPVGNVPLLDRALHRLAGLGLVGTDRVAVNACYLGDQVVDHVGDRAHLSVEPGDPLGTAGGVANLRDWIAGRGVLVGNADAYLADPARPPGPDIAALLHDWDGDSVRLLGQPAPDPAAPGTFDGHVFTGFSLLPWRLVRGLPVGFGDLVRALWRPAEAAGALTVVPYPGTFYDTGTPADYLAANLHAAGGGNLVDPTATVTGRCRSAVVGAGAVVHGDVERAVVWPGATVGPGEHLRDAVRAGTALTVPGTPPSPGRGSL from the coding sequence GTGGTGCTCGCCGCCGGCGAGGGCACCCGGCTGCGGCCGCTGACCGAGCGGCTACCCAAGGCGCTCTGCCCGGTCGGCAACGTGCCGCTGCTCGACCGGGCGCTGCACCGGCTGGCCGGGCTCGGCCTGGTCGGGACCGACCGGGTCGCCGTCAACGCCTGCTACCTCGGCGACCAGGTCGTCGACCACGTCGGGGACCGCGCCCACCTCTCGGTCGAGCCGGGCGACCCGCTCGGCACCGCCGGCGGCGTGGCGAACCTGCGGGACTGGATCGCCGGGCGCGGGGTGCTGGTCGGCAACGCCGACGCCTACCTCGCCGACCCGGCCCGTCCCCCGGGCCCCGACATCGCCGCGCTGCTGCACGACTGGGACGGCGACTCCGTACGCCTGCTCGGCCAGCCCGCCCCTGACCCGGCGGCACCGGGCACCTTCGACGGCCACGTCTTCACCGGCTTCTCGTTGCTGCCGTGGCGGCTGGTGCGGGGCCTGCCGGTCGGGTTCGGCGACCTCGTCCGGGCGCTCTGGCGGCCGGCGGAGGCGGCCGGTGCGCTGACCGTCGTGCCGTACCCCGGCACCTTCTACGACACCGGCACCCCGGCCGACTACCTGGCGGCCAACCTGCACGCGGCCGGCGGCGGCAACCTGGTGGACCCGACGGCCACGGTGACGGGCCGCTGCCGCTCGGCGGTGGTCGGCGCGGGCGCCGTCGTGCACGGCGACGTGGAGCGGGCGGTCGTCTGGCCCGGCGCCACCGTCGGCCCCGGCGAGCACCTGCGCGACGCGGTACGCGCCGGCACCGCCCTCACCGTCCCCGGCACACCGCCGTCCCCGGGCCGGGGAAGCCTCTAG
- a CDS encoding Lrp/AsnC family transcriptional regulator encodes MITAIVLIDCATDSIPEVAENLANLPGVSEVYSVAGHVDLIAMVRVREFEQIAQVIAGSISKVPGVLNTESHIAFRAYSQHDLEEAFAIGLANAD; translated from the coding sequence GTGATCACCGCGATCGTGCTGATCGACTGCGCCACCGACTCGATCCCCGAGGTGGCCGAGAACCTGGCCAACCTGCCCGGCGTCAGCGAGGTCTACTCGGTGGCGGGCCACGTCGACCTGATCGCGATGGTCCGGGTCCGGGAGTTCGAGCAGATCGCGCAGGTGATCGCCGGCAGCATCTCCAAGGTGCCCGGGGTGCTCAACACCGAGTCGCACATCGCCTTCCGGGCGTACTCCCAGCACGATCTGGAGGAGGCCTTCGCGATCGGCCTCGCGAACGCCGACTGA
- a CDS encoding DUF4142 domain-containing protein, with the protein MLGIKRLGLLAALVLVGIAPAAAAQAAVQPSQQDTQYLQAVHQVNLFEITAGDLAQQKGQSQGVKDLGARLKTDHTQLDQTVQQTASQLGVELPSEPTADQQSVIDQLNNASGEEFDRLWVTSELAGHVQAIQATQTEISQGSEQSVVQLAQTALPTLQAHYDALVQLAEQLGIPVPQTSASGTPSPGGTTPAPGGTTETPAPGGTTESPAPGGTEEAPAPTQS; encoded by the coding sequence ATGTTGGGTATCAAACGCCTCGGCCTGCTGGCCGCGCTGGTGCTGGTGGGGATCGCGCCGGCCGCGGCGGCACAGGCCGCGGTGCAGCCGTCACAGCAGGACACCCAGTACCTGCAGGCCGTGCACCAGGTGAATCTGTTCGAGATCACCGCGGGTGACCTGGCCCAGCAGAAGGGCCAGAGCCAGGGGGTCAAGGACCTGGGCGCCCGGCTAAAGACGGACCACACCCAGCTCGACCAGACGGTGCAGCAGACCGCGTCGCAGCTGGGCGTGGAGTTGCCGAGTGAGCCCACCGCGGATCAGCAGTCCGTCATCGACCAGCTGAACAACGCCAGCGGCGAGGAGTTCGACCGGCTCTGGGTGACCAGCGAGCTGGCCGGCCACGTCCAGGCCATCCAGGCCACCCAGACGGAGATCTCGCAGGGCTCCGAGCAGTCGGTGGTCCAGCTGGCCCAGACCGCCCTGCCGACCCTGCAGGCGCACTACGACGCGCTGGTGCAGCTGGCGGAGCAGCTGGGCATCCCGGTGCCGCAGACCAGCGCCAGCGGCACCCCGAGCCCGGGCGGCACGACGCCGGCTCCGGGCGGCACCACCGAGACCCCGGCTCCGGGCGGCACCACCGAGTCGCCGGCTCCGGGTGGCACCGAGGAGGCGCCGGCTCCCACGCAGAGCTGA
- the qcrB gene encoding cytochrome bc1 complex cytochrome b subunit has protein sequence MKRRKFDKAAVPGNVARGVDDRFQVATPLRRLLNKVFPDHWSFLLGEIALFSFVVLLLTGVFLTFFYEPAMTEVVYNGSYAPLRGTPMSAAYASSLDISFDVRGGLIMRQMHHWSALLFMAAIVVHMLRVFFTGAFRKPRETNWIIGSLLFWVGFLAGFTGYSLPDDGLSGTGLRIASAIMLSIPVIGSWVTSSVFGGEFPGTIIISRFYIAHVLLVPGLLLALIGAHLGLVFKQKHTQWPGPGRTNGNVVGERMFPRYAIKQGGFFMVVFGVIALMGGLFQINPIWLFGPYEAWVVSAASQPDWYVMFLDGSTRLMPNWEINIPIGDGYVIPPLFWPTVVLPGILVGLSTLYPFLEARRLKDTRSHNLLQRPRDVPARTGLGAMALAFFVVLTLSGANDVIADKFQISLNAMTWAGRIGLLVLPPLAYYVTYRICLGLQQHDREVLAHGVETGIIRRLPDGRFEEVHQPLVAADGHGDGHGALPYAGWVVPKKMNRLGALGPAIRGFFYPIEKPAEAPVSPGHPPVEPRPEREEIGSGESRR, from the coding sequence GTGAAGCGGCGCAAGTTTGACAAGGCAGCAGTCCCGGGGAACGTCGCCCGGGGGGTGGACGACCGCTTCCAGGTGGCCACCCCGCTGCGCCGGCTGCTGAACAAGGTCTTCCCGGACCACTGGTCGTTCCTGCTCGGCGAGATCGCGCTGTTCTCGTTCGTCGTCCTGCTGCTGACCGGCGTCTTCCTGACCTTCTTCTACGAGCCGGCGATGACCGAGGTCGTCTACAACGGCAGCTACGCCCCGCTGCGGGGCACGCCGATGTCGGCCGCGTACGCCTCCAGCCTGGACATCTCGTTCGACGTCCGCGGTGGCCTGATCATGCGGCAGATGCACCACTGGTCGGCGCTGCTGTTCATGGCCGCCATCGTGGTGCACATGCTCCGGGTCTTCTTCACCGGCGCGTTCCGCAAGCCGCGTGAGACCAACTGGATCATCGGCTCGCTGCTGTTCTGGGTCGGCTTCCTCGCCGGCTTCACCGGCTACTCGCTGCCGGACGACGGCCTCTCCGGCACCGGCCTGCGGATCGCCTCGGCGATCATGCTCTCCATCCCGGTGATCGGCTCCTGGGTCACCTCGTCGGTCTTCGGCGGGGAGTTCCCGGGCACGATCATCATCAGCCGGTTCTACATCGCCCACGTGCTGCTCGTCCCGGGCCTGCTGCTCGCGCTGATCGGCGCCCACCTGGGCCTGGTCTTCAAGCAGAAGCACACCCAGTGGCCCGGCCCCGGCCGGACCAACGGCAACGTGGTCGGCGAGCGGATGTTCCCCCGCTACGCGATCAAGCAGGGCGGCTTCTTCATGGTCGTCTTCGGCGTGATCGCGCTGATGGGCGGCCTGTTCCAGATCAACCCGATCTGGCTGTTCGGCCCGTACGAGGCGTGGGTGGTCTCGGCCGCCAGCCAGCCCGACTGGTACGTCATGTTCCTCGACGGCTCGACCCGCCTGATGCCCAACTGGGAGATCAACATCCCGATCGGCGACGGGTACGTGATCCCGCCGCTGTTCTGGCCGACGGTCGTGCTGCCGGGCATCCTGGTCGGCCTGTCGACGCTCTACCCGTTCCTGGAGGCCCGGCGCCTCAAGGACACCAGGAGCCACAACCTGCTCCAGCGTCCCCGGGACGTGCCGGCCCGGACCGGCCTGGGCGCCATGGCGCTGGCGTTCTTCGTCGTGCTGACCCTCTCCGGCGCCAACGACGTCATCGCCGACAAGTTCCAGATCAGCCTGAACGCGATGACCTGGGCCGGCCGCATCGGCCTGCTGGTGCTGCCGCCGCTGGCGTACTACGTCACCTACCGGATCTGCCTGGGTCTCCAGCAGCACGACCGGGAGGTGCTCGCCCACGGTGTCGAGACCGGCATCATCCGGCGCCTGCCGGACGGCCGGTTCGAAGAGGTGCACCAGCCGCTCGTGGCGGCCGACGGGCACGGCGACGGCCACGGCGCGCTGCCGTACGCCGGCTGGGTCGTGCCGAAGAAGATGAACCGGCTCGGTGCCCTCGGCCCGGCCATCCGGGGCTTCTTCTACCCGATCGAGAAGCCGGCCGAGGCGCCGGTCTCGCCGGGGCACCCGCCGGTCGAGCCCCGACCGGAGCGGGAGGAGATCGGCAGCGGCGAGAGCCGCCGCTGA